CAATCTCCTGCAGCAAAAACATCTGTTTCACTTGTTTCCATATATTCATTTACTATAATAGCTCCATTTTCCAGCATTTTCAATTGATTTGAAAATAGTTCTGTACTTGGCTTAAATCCTATTGATAATATAACAAGATCTGTTTCATACTCATTTTTAGTAGTTATAACCTTTTTTACTTTATTATCTTCACCTTCAAATTTTATAACCTTTTCACCTAATGCGAGTTTTATGCCATGTTCTTTTAAGGATTTTTCTGCAATATCAGTAAATTCTTTATCTAAATATTTACTTAAAATCCTATCTTCTACATCTATTAAAACTACATCTTTTCCATTTTTTCTAAAGGCTTCTACAAGTTCTATTCCTATATATCCAGCACCAACTACTACTATTTTTTTTACATTTCTCATTTTATTTATAATATTTTGTGCGTGATAATAATTTTTAGATAATAATATATTTTCCAAATTAATACCTTCAATATTCGGTATAATAGGCCATGAACCTGTTGTAATTATTAATTTATCATAATTATCTTCAAATTCTTTTCCAGTTTTCAAATCTTTTACAATTAACTTTTTATTTTTTATATCTACTTTCTCTACCGAATGTTTCATTTTTGTAGTAACTCCAATATTTTCTAATTCTTCTGGCGAAGAATAAAATAGCCCTTTTGGATCTTTTACTACTCCTTCTACATGCAATGCAATTCCACAAGATAAAAATGAAACATTATCATTTCTTTCATATATTGTAATTTCTGCATCTTTATACAACTTTGCCGAATTTATTGCTGCTGCAGTTCCTGCGTGAGTACACCCAATAATAACAATTTTCATACAAATCATCTCCTTATTGTGATTTTTTGAACTTTATACCTTTCAAGTTAATACCGACATTTTTTATCATATTTATGATATCACATTTTATACTCAATACAATTAAAATTTTTTTACAATTTTATTATAAATAAATTGTTAAAAAAATAGCCAGCAAAAGCTGGCTAAGACTAAAAATCTTAAAATATTTTTCTAACTAATTTTATTGCATCTTGAGGGCATACTTCATGACAAACATAACATCTTATACACTTTGAATAATCTATATACTTATCGTTATCAATATTTATAGCCTCAGCAGGGCATCTGCTTTCACAAATTTTACATTCAACACATTTATCTTTATTGATTTTTGGAACTCTTTCAAAAACTCTTGTTATATTGGTTACAGTTTCAAAAATAGGTGTTGTAAGAGGAAGTTTTATTCCTGGCGCATTCCAATTAGATATAAGGTTATAGTCAGGTATTAAATTTCTTCTTGCAGCTTCTTTTATAATATAAACATATTTTTCTTTTATTTTTAATGATTTTATAATTGCATGATCAAGTGCATAAGCACTTTCTGAAATGCCTATCACATTAAATTTCTTCTTTTTACCATTTGCCGGTCCGTTACCTTCCATTCCTTCTATACCATCTATTATATTTAATGTTGGATTAACTATATTATGTATATCTATTAAAACATTGGCAAAATTGGTATTTGTTTTTGCCCTGAAATGCCATGCAGACTTTTCCTTGCCAACAATACAGCCAAATGTATTTTTTACTGCTAATGTCATTATCATTTGAACGTGTGTCTTTAATTTAGCAATATTTACTATTTTATCTGCCTCTAAAACCTTTCTCGAAACCTTAAATCCCCTGAAATTTTCTCCATCTACCTCCACAGGATCATCTAATTCTACAATAGGAATATCAAGTTCTTTACAAATTTCGTAGACGCCATTAGCCTTTGCAACAGATATTGCATTTCCTGTAGCAGGGCTATCACCAACAAAAGGCTTTGTTCCAAGAGATAATAAAAACTTTAAAACAATTTCTACAATTTTCGGATTAGTTGTAATACCGCTTCCAACATGATTAGGAGACAACATATTTGGTTTAACAAGAACTCTGTCATTCTTTGAAAATAAGTCTTTATATTTTTCCAACAATGGAAGCAAAACTTCTTCAGCATTTGTATAATCGGTACATTGCTTTAAATAGACATCCATAAGCCTTTTCTCCTTTTTTTAATATATAAATATTATATTATATCATATTCTTAATAACAAAATCCCCGGAGTTAAATTGACAACTCCGGGGATTGGATTTATTTTATATACTTGGATGTGTTAATTTTTCAAGTTGAGGTATTCGTTTATACAAAATTACCATAATTGCTGGATATAAGAAAAACTTAATTGAAAGC
This is a stretch of genomic DNA from Marinitoga piezophila KA3. It encodes these proteins:
- a CDS encoding FAD-dependent oxidoreductase; protein product: MKIVIIGCTHAGTAAAINSAKLYKDAEITIYERNDNVSFLSCGIALHVEGVVKDPKGLFYSSPEELENIGVTTKMKHSVEKVDIKNKKLIVKDLKTGKEFEDNYDKLIITTGSWPIIPNIEGINLENILLSKNYYHAQNIINKMRNVKKIVVVGAGYIGIELVEAFRKNGKDVVLIDVEDRILSKYLDKEFTDIAEKSLKEHGIKLALGEKVIKFEGEDNKVKKVITTKNEYETDLVILSIGFKPSTELFSNQLKMLENGAIIVNEYMETSETDVFAAGDCCAVYYNPTKEYRYIPLATNAIRMGTIAAHNLKEKRLKHLGTQGTSGIKIYENNIASTGLTEFAAKIQGINVDSITITENNRPEFMPSYENLKLKVVFEKDDGKILGAQIISKANLTQAINTMSVIIQNNMKMNELAFIDFFFQPHYGKPWNFLNVAGLEYINKM
- a CDS encoding DUF362 domain-containing protein, yielding MDVYLKQCTDYTNAEEVLLPLLEKYKDLFSKNDRVLVKPNMLSPNHVGSGITTNPKIVEIVLKFLLSLGTKPFVGDSPATGNAISVAKANGVYEICKELDIPIVELDDPVEVDGENFRGFKVSRKVLEADKIVNIAKLKTHVQMIMTLAVKNTFGCIVGKEKSAWHFRAKTNTNFANVLIDIHNIVNPTLNIIDGIEGMEGNGPANGKKKKFNVIGISESAYALDHAIIKSLKIKEKYVYIIKEAARRNLIPDYNLISNWNAPGIKLPLTTPIFETVTNITRVFERVPKINKDKCVECKICESRCPAEAINIDNDKYIDYSKCIRCYVCHEVCPQDAIKLVRKIF